A single region of the Glycine max cultivar Williams 82 chromosome 20, Glycine_max_v4.0, whole genome shotgun sequence genome encodes:
- the LOC100787760 gene encoding uncharacterized protein isoform X7, whose product MAHMHCKQNCGLYWIFELLWLIVFSFFFAVGGVHFSLLSKVRYDIGDSCSLDYLIDSIFPLFRKHIEPDLHHAQIRINNSFVSSFREAVYKVKCRSESSDGHSGSAFQGNEAQTDNFIEMYLRPPSASEEARINDWIKVRQSGIRYYLSLGDQRIVDKNFIIRPKAEFEVGRMTLGGLLALGYIVVVSYKRASTTVNNGKVSMSFETIDVLGETFMVMRGTNRKTVRTEALRMGINGPWITKSYLEMILQRKGVPRLSTPPLVSNTTVAGSQETVIAAPKPIRVTPNLVTGIDDLPQPWTRSPTKSKMEPVAAEWHFISSDSSQPDNSVLDPSSFRDSIRLASMPDSFDLDRGLLLAVQAIQALLENKGVPVIVGIVKSMCTKSPPLSFIFHTLKRGPSGSGKTSLAHKMANIIGCEVVSLESYYKQVKDFKYDDFSALDLSLLSKNIDDIRNGQRTKVPIFDLESGARSGFKELEVSEDCGVIIFEGVYALHPDIRISLDLWIAVVGGVHSHLISRVQRDKSRVGCFISQNEIMMTVFPMFQQLIEPHLVHAHLKIRNDFDPVLSPESSLFVLKSNKKVAYQDIVAILDSAKFCSSVQKFIDIYIRLPGIPSNGQLSDSDCIRVRICEGRFALLIREPIKEGNFIIQPKVDFDISISTVAGLLNLGYQAVAYIEASAFIYQDGKILIEVDHLQDVPGPYIQIKGANKDAVAAAGSMLKLDGSYTTKSYLEIILERLPAIERTSGGIHSQQSARLLEIVEFIQSQGCSSASDSSSSRVVSPIEGVIEEMQSKIRRLERWLAINTVLWTFLMSALVGYSLYQRKRQ is encoded by the exons ATGGCACATATGCATTGCAAGCAAAACTGCGGTCTTTACTGGATATTCGAGTTGCTGTggttaattgttttttcttttttctttgca GTTGGTGGTGTTCATTTTAGCCTGCTTTCTAAAGTTCGCTATGACATTGGGGATTCTTGTTCACTGGATTACCTTATAGATAGCATTTTTCCATTATTTAGGAAACACATTGAGCCAGATCTTCATCATGCACAG ATCAGAATTAATAACAGCTTTGTCTCATCATTCAGAGAAGCAGTCTACAAGGTTAAATGCAGAAGTGAG TCTTCAGATGGACATTCGGGTTCTGCTTTTCAAGGAAATGAAGCCCAAACAGATAA TTTTATCGAAATGTACCTTAGACCACCTTCAGCTAGTGAAGAAGCAAGGATAAATGATTGGATCAAAGTGCGGCAGTCTGGAATTAGATATTATTTATCACTTGGTGACCAGAGGATTGTTGACAAGAATTTCATCATCAGGCCTAAAGCTGAATTTGAG GTTGGTCGAATGACATTGGGTGGATTATTGGCTCTTGGGTACATTGTTGTTGTTAGTTACAAGCGTGCCTCCACAACTGTCAATAATGGCAAGGTTTCAATGTCTTTTGAAACTATTGATGTTCTTGGTGAGACGTTCATGGTGATGAGAGGAACTAATAGAAAG ACTGTCAGAACAGAAGCATTAAGGATGGGTATTAATGGACCTTGGATTACTAAATCATATCTGGAAATGATTCTTCAGAGAAAAG GTGTACCTCGTCTTAGTACACCACCACTTGTGTCTAATACAACTGTGGCTGGTAGTCAAGAAACTGTGATCGCTGCACCAAAGCCAATTCGTGTTACCCCTAACCTTGTTACTGGGATAGATGATTTACCTCAGCCGTGGACTCGATCCCCGACAAAATCTAAAATGGAACCTGTTGCGGCTGAATGGCATTTCATATCTTCAGATTCTTCCCAGCCTGACAACTCAGTCCTAG ACCCTTCATCTTTCAGGGATAGTATTAGGCTTGCTTCAATGCCTGATTCATTTGACTTGGATAGGGGATTGCTTTTGGCAGTTCAAGCAATACAA GCATTGTTGGAGAATAAAGGTGTACCAGTCATAGTTGGAATCG TCAAAAGCATGTGCACAAAATCTCCTCCCTTAAGTTTCATCTTTCATACATTAAAAA GAGGTCCAAGTGGGTCTGGGAAGACTAGTTTGGCTCATAAAATGGCAAACATAATTGGTTGTGAAGTAGTTTCACTGGAAAGCTATTATAAACAAGTAAAGGATTTTAAATATGATGACTTCAGCGCACTTGATTTATCCTTGCTATCAAAG AATATTGATGACATAAGAAATGGTCAAAGAACAAAAGTACCTATATTTGACTTGGAAAGTGGTGCTCGGAGTGGCTTCAAGGAACTTGAAGTTTCTGAAGATTGTGGAGTG ATTATATTTGAAGGCGTCTATGCCCTGCATCCTGATATTCGAATATCACTTGACTTGTGGATTGCTGTT GTTGGAGGTGTTCATTCACATTTGATTTCACGAGTTCAAAGGGATAAGAGTAGAGTGGGATGTTTTATTTCCCAAAATGAGATCATGATGACGGTGTTTCCTATGTTCCAGCAGCTTATTGAACCCCATCTTGTTCATGCACAT CTTAAAATTCGAAATGACTTTGACCCTGTGCTTTCTCCTGAGAGTTCATTATTTGTATTAAAGAGTAACAAAAAA GTAGCATATCAAGATATTGTTGCAATTCTCGATTCAGCAAAATTTTGCAGTTCAGTGcagaaatttattgatatttatatAAGGCTTCCTGGGATCCCTTCTAATGGGCAGTTGAGTGATAGTGATTGTATTCGAGTCAGAATATGTGAAGGCAGATTTGCATTGCTGATACGAGAG CCTATCAAAGAAGGGAACTTCATCATTCAGCCTAAAGTGGATTTTGATATTAGCATTAGTACGGTTGCTGGTCTTCTCAATCTTGG GTACCAAGCAGTTGCTTATATTGAAGCGTCTGCATTCATCTATCAGGATGGAAAG ATTCTAATTGAGGTTGATCATCTACAAGATGTCCCTGGCCCATACATTCAGATAAAGGGTGCTAATAAAGATGCAGTAGCAGCAGCAGGTTCAATGCTTAAATTGGATGGTTCATATACTACTAAG agttATCTTGAAATAATTTTGGAAAGACTACCGGCTATAGAAAGAACTTCTGGTGGGATTCATTCTCAGCAATCAGCAAGGCTGCTAGAGATTGTTGAATTTATTCAATCTCAG GGATGTAGCTCTGCTTCAGATTCCTCATCAAGTAGGGTAGTCTCTCCAATTGAAGGAGTTATTGAGGAAATGCAATCAAAGATTAGAAGGCTTGAAAGGTGGCTAGCGATAAACACG GTTCTATGGACATTTCTGATGTCTGCCCTTGTTGGTTATTCGCTGTATCAAAGGAAGCGCCAATAA
- the LOC100787760 gene encoding uncharacterized protein isoform X4 codes for MDDEVVQRVFHEGGRDYFQQQPSTSSSSSSSILQSLPLHVSFDHGYYLLVKSIQELREKKDGLVTVGIGGPSGSGKTSLAEKVASVIGCTVISMENYRVGVDEGNDLDSIDFDALIKNLEDLTKGNDTSIPEFDYQEKKRVGYKAIKSASSAVVILDGTYALQAKLRSLLDIRVAVVGGVHFSLLSKVRYDIGDSCSLDYLIDSIFPLFRKHIEPDLHHAQIRINNSFVSSFREAVYKVKCRSESSDGHSGSAFQGNEAQTDNFIEMYLRPPSASEEARINDWIKVRQSGIRYYLSLGDQRIVDKNFIIRPKAEFEVGRMTLGGLLALGYIVVVSYKRASTTVNNGKVSMSFETIDVLGETFMVMRGTNRKTVRTEALRMGINGPWITKSYLEMILQRKGVPRLSTPPLVSNTTVAGSQETVIAAPKPIRVTPNLVTGIDDLPQPWTRSPTKSKMEPVAAEWHFISSDSSQPDNSVLDPSSFRDSIRLASMPDSFDLDRGLLLAVQAIQALLENKGVPVIVGIGGPSGSGKTSLAHKMANIIGCEVVSLESYYKQVKDFKYDDFSALDLSLLSKNIDDIRNGQRTKVPIFDLESGARSGFKELEVSEDCGVIIFEGVYALHPDIRISLDLWIAVVGGVHSHLISRVQRDKSRVGCFISQNEIMMTVFPMFQQLIEPHLVHAHLKIRNDFDPVLSPESSLFVLKSNKKVAYQDIVAILDSAKFCSSVQKFIDIYIRLPGIPSNGQLSDSDCIRVRICEGRFALLIREPIKEGNFIIQPKVDFDISISTVAGLLNLGYQAVAYIEASAFIYQDGKILIEVDHLQDVPGPYIQIKGANKDAVAAAGSMLKLDGSYTTKSYLEIILERLPAIERTSGGIHSQQSARLLEIVEFIQSQGCSSASDSSSSRVVSPIEGVIEEMQSKIRRLERWLAINTVLWTFLMSALVGYSLYQRKRQ; via the exons ATGGACGATGAAGTTGTTCAGCGAGTGTTCCATGAAGGAGGACGCGATTACTTCCAGCAACAGCCTTCgacttcttcttcgtcttcctctTCCATCCTCCAATCTCTCCCTCTCCATGTG TCTTTTGATCATGGATATTATTTGTTGGTAAAATCTATCCAAGAACTCCGAGAGAAAAAGGATGGCCTTGTTACGGTTGGCATTGGTGGACCAAGTGGATCTGGTAAAACAAG CTTAGCAGAAAAGGTAGCATCTGTTATTGGTTGTACTGTTATATCAATGGAGAATTATCGTGTTGGAGTAGATGAAGGGAATGATTTGGATTCTATAGATTTTGATGCCCTGATCAAGAATCTTGAG GATTTGACTAAAGGCAATGATACATCAATCCCAGAGTTTGACTATCAGGAAAAGAAGCGTGTTGGCTATAAAGCAATAAAGAGCGCTTCATCTGCGGTG GTAATACTTGATGGCACATATGCATTGCAAGCAAAACTGCGGTCTTTACTGGATATTCGAGTTGCTGTg GTTGGTGGTGTTCATTTTAGCCTGCTTTCTAAAGTTCGCTATGACATTGGGGATTCTTGTTCACTGGATTACCTTATAGATAGCATTTTTCCATTATTTAGGAAACACATTGAGCCAGATCTTCATCATGCACAG ATCAGAATTAATAACAGCTTTGTCTCATCATTCAGAGAAGCAGTCTACAAGGTTAAATGCAGAAGTGAG TCTTCAGATGGACATTCGGGTTCTGCTTTTCAAGGAAATGAAGCCCAAACAGATAA TTTTATCGAAATGTACCTTAGACCACCTTCAGCTAGTGAAGAAGCAAGGATAAATGATTGGATCAAAGTGCGGCAGTCTGGAATTAGATATTATTTATCACTTGGTGACCAGAGGATTGTTGACAAGAATTTCATCATCAGGCCTAAAGCTGAATTTGAG GTTGGTCGAATGACATTGGGTGGATTATTGGCTCTTGGGTACATTGTTGTTGTTAGTTACAAGCGTGCCTCCACAACTGTCAATAATGGCAAGGTTTCAATGTCTTTTGAAACTATTGATGTTCTTGGTGAGACGTTCATGGTGATGAGAGGAACTAATAGAAAG ACTGTCAGAACAGAAGCATTAAGGATGGGTATTAATGGACCTTGGATTACTAAATCATATCTGGAAATGATTCTTCAGAGAAAAG GTGTACCTCGTCTTAGTACACCACCACTTGTGTCTAATACAACTGTGGCTGGTAGTCAAGAAACTGTGATCGCTGCACCAAAGCCAATTCGTGTTACCCCTAACCTTGTTACTGGGATAGATGATTTACCTCAGCCGTGGACTCGATCCCCGACAAAATCTAAAATGGAACCTGTTGCGGCTGAATGGCATTTCATATCTTCAGATTCTTCCCAGCCTGACAACTCAGTCCTAG ACCCTTCATCTTTCAGGGATAGTATTAGGCTTGCTTCAATGCCTGATTCATTTGACTTGGATAGGGGATTGCTTTTGGCAGTTCAAGCAATACAA GCATTGTTGGAGAATAAAGGTGTACCAGTCATAGTTGGAATCG GAGGTCCAAGTGGGTCTGGGAAGACTAGTTTGGCTCATAAAATGGCAAACATAATTGGTTGTGAAGTAGTTTCACTGGAAAGCTATTATAAACAAGTAAAGGATTTTAAATATGATGACTTCAGCGCACTTGATTTATCCTTGCTATCAAAG AATATTGATGACATAAGAAATGGTCAAAGAACAAAAGTACCTATATTTGACTTGGAAAGTGGTGCTCGGAGTGGCTTCAAGGAACTTGAAGTTTCTGAAGATTGTGGAGTG ATTATATTTGAAGGCGTCTATGCCCTGCATCCTGATATTCGAATATCACTTGACTTGTGGATTGCTGTT GTTGGAGGTGTTCATTCACATTTGATTTCACGAGTTCAAAGGGATAAGAGTAGAGTGGGATGTTTTATTTCCCAAAATGAGATCATGATGACGGTGTTTCCTATGTTCCAGCAGCTTATTGAACCCCATCTTGTTCATGCACAT CTTAAAATTCGAAATGACTTTGACCCTGTGCTTTCTCCTGAGAGTTCATTATTTGTATTAAAGAGTAACAAAAAA GTAGCATATCAAGATATTGTTGCAATTCTCGATTCAGCAAAATTTTGCAGTTCAGTGcagaaatttattgatatttatatAAGGCTTCCTGGGATCCCTTCTAATGGGCAGTTGAGTGATAGTGATTGTATTCGAGTCAGAATATGTGAAGGCAGATTTGCATTGCTGATACGAGAG CCTATCAAAGAAGGGAACTTCATCATTCAGCCTAAAGTGGATTTTGATATTAGCATTAGTACGGTTGCTGGTCTTCTCAATCTTGG GTACCAAGCAGTTGCTTATATTGAAGCGTCTGCATTCATCTATCAGGATGGAAAG ATTCTAATTGAGGTTGATCATCTACAAGATGTCCCTGGCCCATACATTCAGATAAAGGGTGCTAATAAAGATGCAGTAGCAGCAGCAGGTTCAATGCTTAAATTGGATGGTTCATATACTACTAAG agttATCTTGAAATAATTTTGGAAAGACTACCGGCTATAGAAAGAACTTCTGGTGGGATTCATTCTCAGCAATCAGCAAGGCTGCTAGAGATTGTTGAATTTATTCAATCTCAG GGATGTAGCTCTGCTTCAGATTCCTCATCAAGTAGGGTAGTCTCTCCAATTGAAGGAGTTATTGAGGAAATGCAATCAAAGATTAGAAGGCTTGAAAGGTGGCTAGCGATAAACACG GTTCTATGGACATTTCTGATGTCTGCCCTTGTTGGTTATTCGCTGTATCAAAGGAAGCGCCAATAA
- the LOC100787760 gene encoding uncharacterized protein isoform X5 translates to MDDEVVQRVFHEGGRDYFQQQPSTSSSSSSSILQSLPLHVSFDHGYYLLVKSIQELREKKDGLVTVGIGGPSGSGKTSLAEKVASVIGCTVISMENYRVGVDEGNDLDSIDFDALIKNLEDLTKGNDTSIPEFDYQEKKRVGYKAIKSASSAVVILDGTYALQAKLRSLLDIRVAVVGGVHFSLLSKVRYDIGDSCSLDYLIDSIFPLFRKHIEPDLHHAQIRINNSFVSSFREAVYKVKCRSESSDGHSGSAFQGNEAQTDNFIEMYLRPPSASEEARINDWIKVRQSGIRYYLSLGDQRIVDKNFIIRPKAEFEVGRMTLGGLLALGYIVVVSYKRASTTVNNGKVSMSFETIDVLGETFMVMRGTNRKTVRTEALRMGINGPWITKSYLEMILQRKGVPRLSTPPLVSNTTVAGSQETVIAAPKPIRVTPNLVTGIDDLPQPWTRSPTKSKMEPVAAEWHFISSDSSQPDNSVLDPSSFRDSIRLASMPDSFDLDRGLLLAVQAIQALLENKGVPVIVGIVKSMCTKSPPLSFIFHTLKRGPSGSGKTSLAHKMANIIGCEVVSLESYYKQVKDFKYDDFSALDLSLLSKNIDDIRNGQRTKVPIFDLESGARSGFKELEVSEDCGVIIFEGVYALHPDIRISLDLWIAVVGGVHSHLISRVQRDKSRVGCFISQNEIMMTVFPMFQQLIEPHLVHAHLKIRNDFDPVLSPESSLFVLKSNKKVAYQDIVAILDSAKFCSSVQKFIDIYIRLPGIPSNGQLSDSDCIRVRICEGRFALLIREPIKEGNFIIQPKVDFDISISTVAGLLNLGYQAVAYIEASAFIYQDGKILIEVDHLQDVPGPYIQIKGANKDAVAAAGSMLKLDGSYTTKGCSSASDSSSSRVVSPIEGVIEEMQSKIRRLERWLAINTVLWTFLMSALVGYSLYQRKRQ, encoded by the exons ATGGACGATGAAGTTGTTCAGCGAGTGTTCCATGAAGGAGGACGCGATTACTTCCAGCAACAGCCTTCgacttcttcttcgtcttcctctTCCATCCTCCAATCTCTCCCTCTCCATGTG TCTTTTGATCATGGATATTATTTGTTGGTAAAATCTATCCAAGAACTCCGAGAGAAAAAGGATGGCCTTGTTACGGTTGGCATTGGTGGACCAAGTGGATCTGGTAAAACAAG CTTAGCAGAAAAGGTAGCATCTGTTATTGGTTGTACTGTTATATCAATGGAGAATTATCGTGTTGGAGTAGATGAAGGGAATGATTTGGATTCTATAGATTTTGATGCCCTGATCAAGAATCTTGAG GATTTGACTAAAGGCAATGATACATCAATCCCAGAGTTTGACTATCAGGAAAAGAAGCGTGTTGGCTATAAAGCAATAAAGAGCGCTTCATCTGCGGTG GTAATACTTGATGGCACATATGCATTGCAAGCAAAACTGCGGTCTTTACTGGATATTCGAGTTGCTGTg GTTGGTGGTGTTCATTTTAGCCTGCTTTCTAAAGTTCGCTATGACATTGGGGATTCTTGTTCACTGGATTACCTTATAGATAGCATTTTTCCATTATTTAGGAAACACATTGAGCCAGATCTTCATCATGCACAG ATCAGAATTAATAACAGCTTTGTCTCATCATTCAGAGAAGCAGTCTACAAGGTTAAATGCAGAAGTGAG TCTTCAGATGGACATTCGGGTTCTGCTTTTCAAGGAAATGAAGCCCAAACAGATAA TTTTATCGAAATGTACCTTAGACCACCTTCAGCTAGTGAAGAAGCAAGGATAAATGATTGGATCAAAGTGCGGCAGTCTGGAATTAGATATTATTTATCACTTGGTGACCAGAGGATTGTTGACAAGAATTTCATCATCAGGCCTAAAGCTGAATTTGAG GTTGGTCGAATGACATTGGGTGGATTATTGGCTCTTGGGTACATTGTTGTTGTTAGTTACAAGCGTGCCTCCACAACTGTCAATAATGGCAAGGTTTCAATGTCTTTTGAAACTATTGATGTTCTTGGTGAGACGTTCATGGTGATGAGAGGAACTAATAGAAAG ACTGTCAGAACAGAAGCATTAAGGATGGGTATTAATGGACCTTGGATTACTAAATCATATCTGGAAATGATTCTTCAGAGAAAAG GTGTACCTCGTCTTAGTACACCACCACTTGTGTCTAATACAACTGTGGCTGGTAGTCAAGAAACTGTGATCGCTGCACCAAAGCCAATTCGTGTTACCCCTAACCTTGTTACTGGGATAGATGATTTACCTCAGCCGTGGACTCGATCCCCGACAAAATCTAAAATGGAACCTGTTGCGGCTGAATGGCATTTCATATCTTCAGATTCTTCCCAGCCTGACAACTCAGTCCTAG ACCCTTCATCTTTCAGGGATAGTATTAGGCTTGCTTCAATGCCTGATTCATTTGACTTGGATAGGGGATTGCTTTTGGCAGTTCAAGCAATACAA GCATTGTTGGAGAATAAAGGTGTACCAGTCATAGTTGGAATCG TCAAAAGCATGTGCACAAAATCTCCTCCCTTAAGTTTCATCTTTCATACATTAAAAA GAGGTCCAAGTGGGTCTGGGAAGACTAGTTTGGCTCATAAAATGGCAAACATAATTGGTTGTGAAGTAGTTTCACTGGAAAGCTATTATAAACAAGTAAAGGATTTTAAATATGATGACTTCAGCGCACTTGATTTATCCTTGCTATCAAAG AATATTGATGACATAAGAAATGGTCAAAGAACAAAAGTACCTATATTTGACTTGGAAAGTGGTGCTCGGAGTGGCTTCAAGGAACTTGAAGTTTCTGAAGATTGTGGAGTG ATTATATTTGAAGGCGTCTATGCCCTGCATCCTGATATTCGAATATCACTTGACTTGTGGATTGCTGTT GTTGGAGGTGTTCATTCACATTTGATTTCACGAGTTCAAAGGGATAAGAGTAGAGTGGGATGTTTTATTTCCCAAAATGAGATCATGATGACGGTGTTTCCTATGTTCCAGCAGCTTATTGAACCCCATCTTGTTCATGCACAT CTTAAAATTCGAAATGACTTTGACCCTGTGCTTTCTCCTGAGAGTTCATTATTTGTATTAAAGAGTAACAAAAAA GTAGCATATCAAGATATTGTTGCAATTCTCGATTCAGCAAAATTTTGCAGTTCAGTGcagaaatttattgatatttatatAAGGCTTCCTGGGATCCCTTCTAATGGGCAGTTGAGTGATAGTGATTGTATTCGAGTCAGAATATGTGAAGGCAGATTTGCATTGCTGATACGAGAG CCTATCAAAGAAGGGAACTTCATCATTCAGCCTAAAGTGGATTTTGATATTAGCATTAGTACGGTTGCTGGTCTTCTCAATCTTGG GTACCAAGCAGTTGCTTATATTGAAGCGTCTGCATTCATCTATCAGGATGGAAAG ATTCTAATTGAGGTTGATCATCTACAAGATGTCCCTGGCCCATACATTCAGATAAAGGGTGCTAATAAAGATGCAGTAGCAGCAGCAGGTTCAATGCTTAAATTGGATGGTTCATATACTACTAAG GGATGTAGCTCTGCTTCAGATTCCTCATCAAGTAGGGTAGTCTCTCCAATTGAAGGAGTTATTGAGGAAATGCAATCAAAGATTAGAAGGCTTGAAAGGTGGCTAGCGATAAACACG GTTCTATGGACATTTCTGATGTCTGCCCTTGTTGGTTATTCGCTGTATCAAAGGAAGCGCCAATAA
- the LOC100787760 gene encoding uncharacterized protein isoform X6, translating into MALLRLALVDQVDLVKQEKVASVIGCTVISMENYRVGVDEGNDLDSIDFDALIKNLEDLTKGNDTSIPEFDYQEKKRVGYKAIKSASSAVVILDGTYALQAKLRSLLDIRVAVVGGVHFSLLSKVRYDIGDSCSLDYLIDSIFPLFRKHIEPDLHHAQIRINNSFVSSFREAVYKVKCRSESSDGHSGSAFQGNEAQTDNFIEMYLRPPSASEEARINDWIKVRQSGIRYYLSLGDQRIVDKNFIIRPKAEFEVGRMTLGGLLALGYIVVVSYKRASTTVNNGKVSMSFETIDVLGETFMVMRGTNRKTVRTEALRMGINGPWITKSYLEMILQRKGVPRLSTPPLVSNTTVAGSQETVIAAPKPIRVTPNLVTGIDDLPQPWTRSPTKSKMEPVAAEWHFISSDSSQPDNSVLDPSSFRDSIRLASMPDSFDLDRGLLLAVQAIQALLENKGVPVIVGIVKSMCTKSPPLSFIFHTLKRGPSGSGKTSLAHKMANIIGCEVVSLESYYKQVKDFKYDDFSALDLSLLSKNIDDIRNGQRTKVPIFDLESGARSGFKELEVSEDCGVIIFEGVYALHPDIRISLDLWIAVVGGVHSHLISRVQRDKSRVGCFISQNEIMMTVFPMFQQLIEPHLVHAHLKIRNDFDPVLSPESSLFVLKSNKKVAYQDIVAILDSAKFCSSVQKFIDIYIRLPGIPSNGQLSDSDCIRVRICEGRFALLIREPIKEGNFIIQPKVDFDISISTVAGLLNLGYQAVAYIEASAFIYQDGKILIEVDHLQDVPGPYIQIKGANKDAVAAAGSMLKLDGSYTTKSYLEIILERLPAIERTSGGIHSQQSARLLEIVEFIQSQGCSSASDSSSSRVVSPIEGVIEEMQSKIRRLERWLAINTVLWTFLMSALVGYSLYQRKRQ; encoded by the exons ATGGCCTTGTTACGGTTGGCATTGGTGGACCAAGTGGATCTGGTAAAACAAG AAAAGGTAGCATCTGTTATTGGTTGTACTGTTATATCAATGGAGAATTATCGTGTTGGAGTAGATGAAGGGAATGATTTGGATTCTATAGATTTTGATGCCCTGATCAAGAATCTTGAG GATTTGACTAAAGGCAATGATACATCAATCCCAGAGTTTGACTATCAGGAAAAGAAGCGTGTTGGCTATAAAGCAATAAAGAGCGCTTCATCTGCGGTG GTAATACTTGATGGCACATATGCATTGCAAGCAAAACTGCGGTCTTTACTGGATATTCGAGTTGCTGTg GTTGGTGGTGTTCATTTTAGCCTGCTTTCTAAAGTTCGCTATGACATTGGGGATTCTTGTTCACTGGATTACCTTATAGATAGCATTTTTCCATTATTTAGGAAACACATTGAGCCAGATCTTCATCATGCACAG ATCAGAATTAATAACAGCTTTGTCTCATCATTCAGAGAAGCAGTCTACAAGGTTAAATGCAGAAGTGAG TCTTCAGATGGACATTCGGGTTCTGCTTTTCAAGGAAATGAAGCCCAAACAGATAA TTTTATCGAAATGTACCTTAGACCACCTTCAGCTAGTGAAGAAGCAAGGATAAATGATTGGATCAAAGTGCGGCAGTCTGGAATTAGATATTATTTATCACTTGGTGACCAGAGGATTGTTGACAAGAATTTCATCATCAGGCCTAAAGCTGAATTTGAG GTTGGTCGAATGACATTGGGTGGATTATTGGCTCTTGGGTACATTGTTGTTGTTAGTTACAAGCGTGCCTCCACAACTGTCAATAATGGCAAGGTTTCAATGTCTTTTGAAACTATTGATGTTCTTGGTGAGACGTTCATGGTGATGAGAGGAACTAATAGAAAG ACTGTCAGAACAGAAGCATTAAGGATGGGTATTAATGGACCTTGGATTACTAAATCATATCTGGAAATGATTCTTCAGAGAAAAG GTGTACCTCGTCTTAGTACACCACCACTTGTGTCTAATACAACTGTGGCTGGTAGTCAAGAAACTGTGATCGCTGCACCAAAGCCAATTCGTGTTACCCCTAACCTTGTTACTGGGATAGATGATTTACCTCAGCCGTGGACTCGATCCCCGACAAAATCTAAAATGGAACCTGTTGCGGCTGAATGGCATTTCATATCTTCAGATTCTTCCCAGCCTGACAACTCAGTCCTAG ACCCTTCATCTTTCAGGGATAGTATTAGGCTTGCTTCAATGCCTGATTCATTTGACTTGGATAGGGGATTGCTTTTGGCAGTTCAAGCAATACAA GCATTGTTGGAGAATAAAGGTGTACCAGTCATAGTTGGAATCG TCAAAAGCATGTGCACAAAATCTCCTCCCTTAAGTTTCATCTTTCATACATTAAAAA GAGGTCCAAGTGGGTCTGGGAAGACTAGTTTGGCTCATAAAATGGCAAACATAATTGGTTGTGAAGTAGTTTCACTGGAAAGCTATTATAAACAAGTAAAGGATTTTAAATATGATGACTTCAGCGCACTTGATTTATCCTTGCTATCAAAG AATATTGATGACATAAGAAATGGTCAAAGAACAAAAGTACCTATATTTGACTTGGAAAGTGGTGCTCGGAGTGGCTTCAAGGAACTTGAAGTTTCTGAAGATTGTGGAGTG ATTATATTTGAAGGCGTCTATGCCCTGCATCCTGATATTCGAATATCACTTGACTTGTGGATTGCTGTT GTTGGAGGTGTTCATTCACATTTGATTTCACGAGTTCAAAGGGATAAGAGTAGAGTGGGATGTTTTATTTCCCAAAATGAGATCATGATGACGGTGTTTCCTATGTTCCAGCAGCTTATTGAACCCCATCTTGTTCATGCACAT CTTAAAATTCGAAATGACTTTGACCCTGTGCTTTCTCCTGAGAGTTCATTATTTGTATTAAAGAGTAACAAAAAA GTAGCATATCAAGATATTGTTGCAATTCTCGATTCAGCAAAATTTTGCAGTTCAGTGcagaaatttattgatatttatatAAGGCTTCCTGGGATCCCTTCTAATGGGCAGTTGAGTGATAGTGATTGTATTCGAGTCAGAATATGTGAAGGCAGATTTGCATTGCTGATACGAGAG CCTATCAAAGAAGGGAACTTCATCATTCAGCCTAAAGTGGATTTTGATATTAGCATTAGTACGGTTGCTGGTCTTCTCAATCTTGG GTACCAAGCAGTTGCTTATATTGAAGCGTCTGCATTCATCTATCAGGATGGAAAG ATTCTAATTGAGGTTGATCATCTACAAGATGTCCCTGGCCCATACATTCAGATAAAGGGTGCTAATAAAGATGCAGTAGCAGCAGCAGGTTCAATGCTTAAATTGGATGGTTCATATACTACTAAG agttATCTTGAAATAATTTTGGAAAGACTACCGGCTATAGAAAGAACTTCTGGTGGGATTCATTCTCAGCAATCAGCAAGGCTGCTAGAGATTGTTGAATTTATTCAATCTCAG GGATGTAGCTCTGCTTCAGATTCCTCATCAAGTAGGGTAGTCTCTCCAATTGAAGGAGTTATTGAGGAAATGCAATCAAAGATTAGAAGGCTTGAAAGGTGGCTAGCGATAAACACG GTTCTATGGACATTTCTGATGTCTGCCCTTGTTGGTTATTCGCTGTATCAAAGGAAGCGCCAATAA